In a single window of the candidate division WOR-3 bacterium genome:
- a CDS encoding ABC transporter ATP-binding protein: MKIYIKLFNFFKSHLIILFLTILTTILFSLVNGISLTMIPPFLHIIFGGEIKSQSFFIDRFLYLVEKLLIADSKIESIKRLCFFLIIIFGIKSLFGYLSKFLSFMFQEIISRDLRNALFSKFLNLPLLYFSKEKTGSLVSRFTHDLTIVRYALSEGLIQFLREFMNVLVYLIVAFWASPLLTLISFIILPFAFIFIQVSSKVLRRRAKRAQERMGEIGSRAQEILMNLKIVKSFVRKKDEIEKFKNETDKFYRAHLKYENLSILTPHLTEFVGAIMASFLLYLGGVFIFRYSLLTPDKFFVFLASALSMLQPLKGLTLSYSNLQQGITALERTFNILKEKEEKGGSIQFKKLERGIEFKNVSFFYEKERWVLRNINLFLEKGKVYAFVGPSGAGKSTLLSLLLRFYDPQEGEIFIDGINLKNFDLDSLRSKIGFVSQEPKLFSGTVKENILYGNPDAKEEDLERAIKFAALEELTSRLPQGLNTDIKELGKALSGGEKQRISIARVFIKNPEILILDEFTSQLDARSEHFVREAIYNLFKERTSLVIAHRLSTVLKADEIILMDQGRIIDRGKHDDLLKRSELYSKLYRLQFEKV; encoded by the coding sequence ATGAAAATTTATATAAAATTGTTTAATTTTTTTAAATCTCACTTGATAATTTTATTTCTCACAATTTTAACAACAATTTTATTTTCTCTTGTAAATGGAATTTCCCTTACAATGATTCCTCCCTTTTTACATATAATATTTGGTGGAGAAATAAAATCACAGAGTTTTTTTATAGATAGATTTTTATATTTAGTTGAAAAGCTTCTTATTGCCGATAGTAAAATTGAGTCAATTAAGAGATTATGTTTTTTTCTAATTATAATATTTGGGATTAAATCACTTTTTGGATATTTATCAAAATTTTTGTCATTTATGTTTCAAGAGATAATTTCAAGAGATTTAAGAAACGCACTTTTTTCCAAGTTTTTGAATTTACCACTTTTATACTTTTCAAAAGAAAAAACAGGTTCCCTTGTTTCAAGATTTACTCATGATTTAACCATTGTTAGATATGCCTTATCAGAGGGATTAATTCAGTTTTTAAGAGAGTTTATGAATGTTTTAGTTTACCTTATTGTTGCCTTTTGGGCTTCTCCCTTACTTACTTTAATTTCCTTTATTATTTTGCCTTTTGCCTTTATTTTTATACAGGTTTCCTCAAAAGTTTTAAGGAGAAGAGCAAAAAGGGCACAGGAGAGAATGGGTGAAATTGGTTCAAGGGCTCAAGAAATTCTCATGAATTTAAAGATTGTAAAGTCTTTTGTTAGAAAAAAAGATGAAATAGAAAAGTTTAAAAATGAAACTGATAAGTTTTATAGAGCCCATTTAAAATATGAAAATCTTTCAATATTAACTCCCCATCTAACAGAATTTGTTGGCGCAATAATGGCTTCTTTTTTGCTATACCTCGGAGGCGTTTTTATTTTTAGATACAGCCTTTTAACACCTGATAAATTTTTTGTTTTTTTAGCTTCGGCACTTTCAATGCTTCAACCTCTAAAAGGTTTAACACTTTCTTATTCAAATTTGCAGCAGGGAATAACAGCTCTTGAAAGAACTTTCAACATACTGAAAGAAAAAGAAGAAAAAGGGGGCTCCATACAATTTAAAAAGTTAGAAAGAGGAATAGAATTTAAAAATGTGTCGTTTTTTTATGAAAAAGAAAGGTGGGTTTTGAGAAATATAAATTTATTTCTTGAAAAGGGTAAAGTTTATGCTTTTGTTGGACCATCAGGAGCAGGGAAATCAACTCTTTTATCCCTTTTATTAAGATTTTATGATCCTCAGGAGGGTGAAATTTTCATAGATGGAATAAACCTTAAAAATTTTGACCTTGATTCTTTAAGGAGTAAAATTGGTTTTGTTAGTCAAGAACCCAAGTTATTTTCAGGAACTGTAAAAGAAAACATACTCTATGGGAATCCTGATGCTAAGGAAGAAGACCTTGAAAGAGCAATAAAATTTGCTGCTTTGGAGGAATTGACATCAAGATTACCTCAGGGCTTAAATACTGATATAAAAGAACTTGGAAAAGCTCTTTCAGGTGGTGAAAAACAGAGGATATCAATAGCGAGAGTTTTTATTAAGAATCCTGAAATTTTAATTCTTGATGAATTTACATCACAGCTTGATGCTCGTTCTGAACATTTTGTAAGAGAGGCCATTTATAATCTCTTCAAAGAAAGAACAAGTCTTGTAATTGCTCACAGATTATCAACTGTTTTAAAGGCAGATGAAATTATTTTAATGGATCAGGGAAGGATTATTGATAGGGGAAAACATGATGATTTGTTAAAAAGGTCTGAACTTTATTCAAAACTATACAGACTTCAATTTGAAAAAGTTTGA
- a CDS encoding amidohydrolase family protein produces the protein MILKDNSKEIVIEKKFIKKVIEKEKIGDKEERLIIPGFIDTHTHLIHEGLSSFFPNLYETSSLEEAIQKVLEFHHRDLPFILALNFDESKWKEKKLPTKKELDKISKDKPVIFRRICGHLAVTNTRGLEKFKNFKGVEKETGIMKEFVPLRIFSLLPIPEEIFLNSLEIAIEKAIRNGITTSHEMVGRKGFFYFLKLKEKNKLKIRIRYYAPYNLIKEIEKIGILKGFGDDYFKFCGIKIFTDGSIGSKKAKLSFNYRGDRKSGQMLISKKEFQKILKICEDKNLQLAIHAIGDRAIKNVINWSKEIIKKTDLRHRIEHAEMIDEKSLNEIKKMGFTLSIQPNFIKNWQFEGGMYEEKLGKEWIYKMNPIKTIIEKKIKVGFGSDCMPLSPLYGIEGAINHPSKKERIDFYEALKIYTQGSAFLSFDENCLGKIKENYFADIVILKNKKIEKVIIDGEVK, from the coding sequence ATGATATTAAAGGATAATTCAAAAGAGATTGTAATTGAGAAAAAATTTATAAAAAAGGTTATTGAAAAAGAAAAAATTGGAGATAAAGAAGAAAGACTAATAATACCAGGATTTATTGATACACATACCCATTTAATCCATGAAGGTCTCTCTTCTTTTTTTCCTAATTTATATGAAACTTCTTCCCTTGAGGAGGCAATTCAAAAGGTACTTGAATTCCATCATAGAGATTTGCCCTTTATTTTAGCACTCAACTTTGACGAATCAAAATGGAAAGAAAAAAAACTTCCAACAAAAAAAGAGCTTGATAAAATTTCAAAGGATAAACCCGTTATTTTCAGAAGAATATGCGGACATCTTGCAGTTACTAATACAAGAGGTCTTGAAAAATTTAAGAATTTTAAAGGAGTTGAAAAAGAAACAGGGATAATGAAGGAATTTGTGCCATTAAGGATTTTTTCCTTACTACCAATACCTGAAGAAATCTTTTTAAATTCCCTTGAAATAGCAATTGAAAAGGCAATTAGAAATGGAATAACTACGAGCCACGAAATGGTAGGAAGAAAAGGATTTTTTTATTTTCTTAAATTAAAGGAAAAAAATAAATTAAAAATCAGAATCAGGTATTACGCACCTTACAACTTAATTAAGGAAATTGAAAAAATAGGAATATTAAAGGGATTTGGAGACGATTATTTTAAATTCTGTGGAATTAAAATTTTTACAGATGGTTCCATAGGTTCAAAAAAAGCAAAGTTAAGTTTTAATTACAGGGGAGATAGAAAAAGTGGGCAGATGCTAATTTCAAAAAAAGAATTTCAAAAAATACTAAAAATATGTGAGGATAAAAACTTACAACTTGCAATCCATGCAATTGGTGATAGAGCTATAAAAAATGTTATCAATTGGAGTAAAGAAATCATAAAAAAAACAGATTTAAGACATAGAATAGAACATGCGGAAATGATTGATGAGAAAAGTTTAAATGAAATAAAAAAAATGGGATTTACACTTTCAATTCAACCCAACTTTATAAAGAACTGGCAGTTTGAAGGGGGAATGTATGAGGAAAAATTAGGTAAAGAATGGATTTATAAAATGAATCCTATAAAAACAATAATTGAAAAGAAAATAAAAGTTGGATTTGGTTCAGACTGTATGCCCCTTTCACCCCTTTACGGAATTGAGGGTGCTATTAACCATCCTTCTAAAAAAGAAAGAATTGATTTCTATGAGGCTTTAAAAATTTATACACAGGGTAGCGCCTTTTTATCATTCGATGAAAATTGTTTAGGAAAAATTAAAGAAAATTACTTTGCTGATATTGTTATTTTAAAGAACAAAAAAATTGAAAAAGTAATAATAGATGGGGAAGTTAAATAA